The following are encoded in a window of Variovorax paradoxus genomic DNA:
- a CDS encoding aldehyde dehydrogenase family protein — MRHQLFIDGRFVDAESGETLATLNPHDNTPIAQVALAGKADVDKAVAAAKRAFPKWSRMAAADRGRILLKLADLIEANGEELARLESLDTGHPIRDSRRLDVPRTAACFRYFGGMADKFQGETIPVEEGFLNYTLREPVGIVGQIVPWNFPLMFTSWKMAPALAAGNCIVMKPAEITPLSSLRIAELMAEAGVPPGVVNMLPGLGSVAGQYIAEHPEIAKIAFTGSTATGRRIVQASAGNLKKVQLELGGKGPNIVFEDANLRAAVNGSAWAIFHNQGQACIAGSRLMLHEKIADAFLEQFIPLAQSIRLGNPLDENTEMGPLTSAQHRDRVLSYVEVAQQQGGEVLAGGTSPGGDLAQGCYVAPTVVRAKSYQDRVAQEEVFGPFVTVLTFKTDEEAMQIANGTDYGLGSGLWTNNLQRAHKVARDLHAGMVWINSYKRVNPGSPFGGVGQSGYGREMGFDAMREYTQVKSVWVNVDAQIPPHFVR; from the coding sequence ATCCGCCACCAACTCTTCATCGACGGCCGCTTCGTCGACGCCGAATCCGGCGAGACCCTCGCCACGCTGAACCCGCACGACAACACGCCCATCGCCCAGGTCGCGCTGGCCGGCAAGGCCGACGTCGACAAGGCCGTGGCCGCCGCGAAGCGTGCGTTCCCGAAGTGGAGCCGCATGGCCGCCGCCGACCGTGGCCGCATCCTGTTGAAACTCGCCGACCTCATCGAGGCCAACGGCGAAGAACTCGCGCGGCTCGAATCGCTCGACACCGGCCACCCGATCCGCGACTCGCGCCGGCTCGACGTGCCGCGCACCGCCGCGTGCTTCCGCTACTTCGGCGGCATGGCCGACAAGTTCCAGGGCGAGACCATTCCGGTGGAAGAGGGATTTCTCAACTACACGCTGCGCGAGCCCGTCGGCATCGTCGGGCAGATCGTGCCGTGGAACTTTCCGCTCATGTTCACGAGCTGGAAGATGGCGCCCGCGCTCGCGGCCGGCAACTGCATCGTGATGAAGCCGGCCGAGATCACGCCGCTCAGCTCGCTGCGCATCGCCGAGCTGATGGCCGAGGCCGGCGTGCCGCCCGGTGTGGTCAACATGCTGCCGGGCCTGGGCAGCGTGGCGGGCCAGTACATCGCCGAGCATCCCGAGATCGCCAAGATCGCCTTCACCGGCAGCACCGCCACCGGCCGGCGCATCGTGCAGGCCAGCGCGGGCAACCTGAAGAAGGTGCAGCTCGAGCTCGGCGGCAAGGGCCCCAACATCGTGTTCGAGGACGCGAACCTGCGGGCCGCCGTGAACGGCAGCGCGTGGGCCATCTTTCACAACCAGGGGCAGGCCTGCATCGCGGGTTCGCGGTTGATGCTGCACGAGAAGATCGCCGATGCGTTTCTCGAGCAGTTCATTCCGCTGGCGCAATCCATCCGCCTGGGCAATCCGCTCGACGAGAACACCGAGATGGGCCCGCTCACGAGTGCCCAGCACCGCGATCGCGTGCTGAGCTACGTCGAGGTGGCGCAGCAACAGGGCGGCGAGGTCTTGGCCGGCGGCACCTCGCCGGGCGGCGACCTGGCGCAGGGCTGCTACGTGGCGCCGACCGTGGTGCGTGCGAAGTCCTACCAGGACCGCGTGGCGCAGGAAGAAGTGTTCGGCCCTTTCGTCACCGTGCTCACCTTCAAGACCGACGAAGAGGCGATGCAGATCGCCAACGGCACCGACTACGGCCTGGGCAGCGGCCTGTGGACGAACAACCTGCAGCGCGCCCACAAGGTGGCGCGCGACCTGCACGCCGGCATGGTCTGGATCAACAGCTACAAGCGCGTGAACCCCGGCTCGCCCTTCGGCGGCGTGGGCCAGAGCGGCTACGGCCGTGAGATGGGCTTCGACGCCATGCGCGAGTACACGCAGGTCAAGAGCGTGTGGGTCAACGTCGACGCGCAGATCCCGCCGCACTTCGTGCGCTGA
- a CDS encoding organic hydroperoxide resistance protein: MTRIDKVLYTGKTRTSSGGRDGEARSSDGRLDIKLSSPGSAGTGTNPEQLFAAGWSACFIGAMGKAAGKMKVALPPDLTVDAEVDLGTAGGDYFLQARLNVSLPGLDREVAQALTEAAHQTCPYSKATRGNIDVAIHLV; encoded by the coding sequence ATGACCCGCATCGACAAAGTCCTCTACACCGGCAAGACCCGCACCTCCTCGGGAGGCCGCGACGGCGAGGCGCGCAGCTCGGACGGCCGCCTGGACATCAAGCTCTCGTCGCCCGGCAGCGCCGGCACCGGCACCAACCCCGAGCAGCTGTTCGCGGCCGGCTGGTCGGCCTGCTTCATCGGCGCGATGGGCAAGGCGGCCGGCAAGATGAAGGTCGCACTGCCGCCCGACCTGACCGTCGATGCCGAGGTCGACCTGGGCACGGCGGGCGGCGACTACTTCCTGCAGGCGCGCCTGAACGTGAGCCTGCCGGGCCTGGACCGAGAGGTGGCGCAGGCCCTCACCGAGGCCGCGCACCAGACCTGCCCCTATTCCAAGGCAACCCGAGGCAACATCGACGTTGCCATCCACCTGGTGTGA
- a CDS encoding tripartite tricarboxylate transporter substrate binding protein — MSFSILSRALVACTLLFGMAAQAQTPAWPSKPVRLVVGFPPGGIVDTVARQLQPRLQAALGQTVIVDNRSGAGGTLAGAEVARAAPDGHTLLMVFDSYATYPLVYPKLSFDIAKDLQPVTQVASNPLVLVVNPKVEARDFVRFVGQLKAQPGRLNYASVGPGSSNHLTAEYFKAVSGTFVTHIPYRGGGPAQQDLLGGQVEMMFLSAVLAQPHVNAGRLRALAQTGAQRVPAYADVPTVAESGYPGFEVNSWVGLLAPAGTPRAVVDRLQAEVRKIVTEPAFQQRLREQGLTGIANTPEQFAAVLRTEQDKWGRLVRDRRLSLE, encoded by the coding sequence ATGTCCTTCTCGATCCTTTCCCGGGCCCTGGTCGCCTGCACCTTGCTGTTCGGAATGGCTGCACAAGCGCAGACGCCGGCCTGGCCTTCCAAGCCCGTGCGGCTGGTCGTCGGCTTTCCGCCGGGCGGCATCGTCGACACGGTCGCGCGGCAGTTGCAGCCGCGTCTGCAGGCCGCGCTCGGCCAGACGGTGATCGTCGACAACCGCAGCGGCGCCGGCGGCACGCTGGCCGGCGCCGAGGTGGCCCGCGCGGCGCCCGACGGCCACACGCTGCTGATGGTGTTCGACAGCTACGCGACCTATCCGCTGGTCTATCCCAAGCTGAGCTTCGACATCGCCAAAGACCTGCAGCCCGTGACGCAGGTGGCGAGCAACCCGCTGGTGCTGGTGGTCAATCCGAAGGTCGAGGCCAGGGACTTCGTGCGCTTCGTCGGCCAGCTCAAGGCCCAGCCGGGGCGCCTCAACTACGCCAGCGTCGGACCGGGCTCGAGCAACCACCTCACGGCCGAGTATTTCAAGGCGGTGAGCGGCACCTTCGTCACGCACATCCCTTACCGCGGCGGTGGTCCGGCCCAGCAGGACCTGTTGGGCGGACAGGTCGAGATGATGTTTCTCTCGGCCGTGCTGGCCCAGCCGCATGTCAACGCGGGCCGGCTGCGCGCCCTGGCCCAGACCGGCGCGCAGCGCGTGCCCGCCTATGCCGACGTGCCGACCGTGGCCGAGAGCGGCTACCCCGGCTTCGAGGTGAACTCCTGGGTCGGCCTGCTGGCCCCGGCCGGCACGCCGCGCGCCGTGGTCGACCGGCTGCAGGCCGAGGTGCGCAAGATCGTGACCGAACCCGCTTTCCAGCAGCGGCTGCGCGAACAGGGCCTGACGGGCATCGCCAACACGCCCGAGCAGTTCGCCGCCGTGCTGCGCACCGAGCAGGACAAGTGGGGCCGGCTGGTGCGCGATCGCCGGCTGAGCCTCGAGTAG
- a CDS encoding hydroxyquinol 1,2-dioxygenase has translation MTVAYQTRFGSLKHFEKGHVEPIDDDVRHYAFSNCFEIASISKPYEKVVFGQNQIYVLETLRAEGTSPWYTSAHDEFALVMDGEVEVHLVQLDAAQAVADTEKNGAVLVKGEPQGKKMGWMKLSRGHQGLLPKNTAYQFRVAGDPGVIVLQTCKGDLSVEKWADICQTH, from the coding sequence ATGACCGTCGCATACCAGACCCGCTTCGGGTCCCTCAAGCATTTCGAGAAAGGCCACGTCGAGCCGATCGACGACGACGTGCGCCACTACGCGTTCTCCAACTGCTTCGAGATCGCCAGCATCAGCAAGCCCTACGAGAAGGTCGTGTTCGGCCAGAACCAGATCTACGTGCTGGAAACGCTGCGCGCCGAAGGCACCTCGCCCTGGTACACGAGCGCACACGACGAGTTCGCGCTGGTGATGGACGGCGAGGTCGAAGTGCACCTCGTGCAGCTCGATGCGGCCCAGGCCGTGGCCGACACCGAGAAGAACGGCGCCGTGCTTGTGAAGGGCGAACCCCAGGGCAAGAAGATGGGCTGGATGAAGCTCTCGCGCGGCCACCAGGGCCTGCTGCCGAAGAACACGGCCTACCAGTTCCGCGTGGCCGGCGATCCCGGCGTGATCGTGCTGCAGACCTGCAAGGGCGACCTCTCGGTAGAGAAGTGGGCCGACATCTGCCAGACGCACTGA
- a CDS encoding response regulator, producing MTPKTSDHILIVDDDRDIRELLTTYLVKNGLRVVSVPTGRHMRAALEASGPFDLIILDLMLPGEDGLTLCRDLRTGKYKATPILMLTARSEEADRILGLEMGADDYLAKPFSARELLARIRAVMRRTRMLPPNMGSVEPSQQLGFGEWQVDTVARHLIDDAGVMVALSGAEYRLLRVFLDHPQKVLSRDQLLSLTQGREAELFERSIDLLVSRLRQRLRDDAREPRYIKTVRSEGYVLASAVEARD from the coding sequence ATGACGCCCAAGACCTCCGACCACATCCTCATCGTCGACGACGACCGGGACATCCGCGAACTGCTCACCACCTACCTGGTGAAGAACGGCTTGCGCGTGGTCTCGGTGCCCACCGGGCGCCACATGCGCGCCGCGCTCGAGGCGTCGGGGCCTTTCGACCTGATCATCCTGGACCTGATGCTGCCCGGCGAAGACGGGCTCACGCTGTGCCGCGACCTGCGCACCGGCAAGTACAAGGCCACGCCCATCCTCATGCTCACCGCGCGCAGCGAGGAAGCCGACCGCATCCTGGGCCTGGAGATGGGCGCCGACGATTACCTGGCCAAGCCCTTTTCCGCGCGCGAGCTGCTGGCGCGCATCCGCGCCGTGATGCGGCGCACGCGCATGCTGCCGCCGAACATGGGCAGCGTCGAGCCCTCGCAGCAGCTGGGATTCGGGGAGTGGCAGGTCGACACCGTGGCGCGCCACCTGATCGACGATGCGGGCGTGATGGTGGCGCTGAGCGGCGCCGAGTACCGGCTGCTGCGCGTGTTCCTCGACCACCCGCAGAAGGTGCTCAGCCGCGACCAGCTGCTGAGCCTGACGCAGGGGCGCGAAGCCGAGCTCTTCGAGCGCTCCATCGACCTGCTCGTGAGCCGTCTGCGCCAGCGCCTGCGCGACGATGCGCGCGAGCCCCGCTACATCAAGACCGTGCGCAGCGAAGGCTACGTGCTCGCTTCGGCGGTCGAAGCGAGAGACTGA
- a CDS encoding hydroxyquinol 1,2-dioxygenase, whose protein sequence is MNAPAELAKVLASQPDATLGYKDFSLGSFGFRRDEYFAHITWKTRDGRPMSHTMDAGSYLRALMRDVAWGFFYGWVNFDNVFGTINHYDSVDLYAGSFNGTMKDAGIDLLENFPTAQIRATFEAMLDDWTNESFDPFAAPQETGSAYGRKSGNNTAKITRARELAKRCVGLKGDLDLRSDERGAPINRAFADVPQAQPELHPEPGFENEVHAFNLFGFLSRSQVTWNPSFTSVVKHSYMCPTTEEHILPIIHGNDRVEWFFQMTDEIHWDCGDKNTGKPMARVIMKAGDMAAMPAYCRHQGFSPKRSMLLVWENGSPSLVFEIQKGESPEIPVQF, encoded by the coding sequence ATGAACGCACCCGCAGAACTCGCCAAGGTCCTCGCATCGCAGCCCGACGCCACGCTCGGCTACAAGGATTTTTCGCTCGGCAGCTTCGGCTTTCGCCGCGACGAGTACTTTGCCCACATCACCTGGAAGACCCGTGACGGGCGGCCCATGAGCCACACCATGGACGCCGGCAGCTACCTGCGCGCGCTGATGCGCGACGTGGCCTGGGGCTTCTTCTATGGCTGGGTCAACTTCGACAACGTGTTCGGCACCATCAACCACTACGACTCGGTCGACCTGTACGCCGGCAGCTTCAACGGCACCATGAAGGACGCGGGCATCGACCTGCTCGAGAACTTCCCCACCGCGCAGATCCGCGCCACCTTCGAGGCCATGCTCGACGACTGGACCAACGAGAGCTTCGACCCGTTCGCCGCGCCGCAGGAAACTGGCTCGGCCTACGGCCGCAAGAGCGGCAACAACACCGCCAAGATCACCCGGGCGCGCGAGCTGGCCAAGCGCTGCGTGGGCCTGAAGGGCGACCTCGATTTGCGCAGCGACGAACGCGGCGCACCCATCAACCGCGCCTTCGCCGACGTGCCGCAGGCCCAGCCCGAGCTGCACCCCGAGCCCGGCTTCGAGAACGAGGTGCACGCCTTCAACCTCTTCGGCTTTTTGAGCCGTTCGCAGGTGACGTGGAACCCGAGCTTCACTTCGGTGGTGAAGCACAGCTACATGTGCCCGACGACCGAGGAGCACATCCTGCCGATCATTCACGGCAACGACCGCGTCGAGTGGTTCTTCCAGATGACCGACGAGATCCACTGGGACTGCGGCGACAAGAACACCGGCAAGCCCATGGCCCGCGTGATCATGAAAGCCGGCGACATGGCCGCCATGCCCGCCTACTGCCGCCACCAGGGCTTCAGCCCGAAGCGCTCGATGCTGCTGGTGTGGGAGAACGGCTCGCCGAGCCTGGTCTTCGAGATCCAGAAGGGCGAGAGCCCGGAGATTCCGGTCCAGTTCTGA
- a CDS encoding cytochrome c biogenesis protein DipZ — translation MLILFIAYLGGVLTILSPCILPVLPFVFARADRPFRSHGLPMLVGMALAFAVVATLAAVGGGWIVTLNEYGRYAAMALLALFGATLLFPRVADRLSRPLVALGLRLSEGPQASVFSPLWLGVGTGLLWAPCAGPILGLILTGAALNGASVGTSLLLLAYAVGACTSLAVALLSGGRLLAALKRTLPTGEGVRRVAGAAVLAGVAAIALGLDTGWLARLSLGTTSTLEQALVDTLRKDTPQAQRADAGFVRVSDARPAPVPARNLRVEGHLPSLAGATGWINSPPLTSEALRGKVVLIDFWTYSCINCLRTLPYVRAWADKYKDAGLVVLGVHAPEFAFEKNPANVRKAVKDLGIGFPVALDNDFAIWRGFDNQAWPAFYFVDAQGRIRHHQFGENRYDKAEQVIQQLLAEAGQAQVAGGLVAPLGQGTQAAPGAEPAQSGETYLGHARAHGFASPGGIARDRAKAYESAASMLRTNQWALGGDWTVEAERAVLNHANGRIAYRFKARDLHLVLGPMADGKPVRFTVRVDGQPPLADHGADTDAQGRGVVDAQKLYQLVRQSGGGRERLFEIEFLDADAQAYAFTFG, via the coding sequence ATGCTCATCCTCTTCATCGCCTACCTGGGCGGGGTGCTCACGATCCTCAGCCCCTGCATCCTGCCGGTGCTGCCCTTCGTGTTCGCGCGCGCCGACCGCCCGTTCCGCTCGCACGGCCTGCCGATGCTCGTCGGCATGGCGCTGGCTTTTGCCGTGGTCGCCACGTTGGCGGCGGTGGGCGGTGGCTGGATCGTCACGCTCAACGAATACGGGCGCTATGCCGCGATGGCCTTGCTCGCGCTGTTCGGTGCGACGCTGCTGTTCCCGCGCGTGGCCGACCGCCTGAGCCGGCCGCTGGTGGCGCTGGGCCTGCGCCTGTCCGAGGGGCCGCAGGCCTCGGTGTTTTCGCCGCTGTGGCTGGGCGTGGGCACGGGCCTGCTCTGGGCGCCGTGCGCGGGGCCGATCCTCGGACTGATCCTGACGGGTGCGGCGCTCAACGGCGCGAGCGTCGGCACTTCGCTGCTGCTGCTCGCCTATGCGGTTGGCGCGTGCACGTCGCTCGCGGTGGCGCTGCTGTCAGGCGGCCGGTTGCTCGCGGCGCTGAAGCGCACGCTGCCGACCGGCGAAGGCGTGCGGCGCGTCGCCGGCGCGGCGGTGCTGGCGGGCGTGGCCGCCATCGCGCTGGGGCTGGACACCGGCTGGCTCGCGCGCCTGTCGCTGGGCACCACGTCGACCCTGGAGCAGGCGCTGGTGGACACGCTCCGCAAAGACACGCCGCAGGCGCAGCGCGCAGACGCCGGCTTCGTGCGCGTCTCGGACGCCCGCCCGGCGCCGGTGCCCGCGCGCAACCTCCGCGTCGAAGGCCACCTGCCGTCGCTGGCCGGCGCGACCGGGTGGATCAACTCGCCGCCGCTCACGTCCGAGGCCTTGCGCGGCAAGGTCGTGCTGATCGACTTCTGGACCTATTCGTGCATCAACTGCCTGCGCACGCTGCCTTACGTGCGCGCGTGGGCCGACAAGTACAAGGACGCGGGCCTGGTCGTCCTCGGCGTGCATGCGCCGGAGTTCGCGTTCGAGAAGAACCCGGCCAACGTGCGCAAGGCCGTGAAAGACCTCGGCATCGGGTTCCCGGTGGCGCTGGACAACGACTTTGCCATCTGGCGCGGCTTCGACAACCAGGCTTGGCCGGCGTTCTATTTCGTCGATGCGCAGGGGCGCATCCGCCATCACCAGTTCGGCGAGAACCGCTACGACAAGGCCGAGCAGGTCATCCAGCAGCTGCTGGCCGAGGCCGGACAGGCCCAGGTCGCCGGTGGATTGGTGGCGCCGCTGGGGCAGGGCACGCAGGCCGCGCCCGGCGCCGAGCCGGCGCAGTCCGGCGAAACCTACCTGGGCCACGCCCGCGCGCACGGCTTTGCGTCACCCGGCGGCATCGCGCGTGACCGTGCGAAGGCCTACGAGTCCGCGGCTTCAATGCTGCGCACCAACCAATGGGCGTTGGGTGGCGACTGGACCGTGGAGGCCGAGCGTGCCGTGCTGAACCACGCCAACGGCCGCATCGCGTACCGCTTCAAAGCGCGCGACCTGCATCTGGTGCTGGGGCCGATGGCCGACGGAAAACCGGTCCGCTTCACGGTGCGGGTCGACGGCCAGCCGCCGCTGGCGGACCACGGCGCCGACACCGATGCCCAGGGCCGCGGCGTGGTCGATGCGCAGAAGCTGTACCAGCTGGTGCGGCAGTCGGGTGGCGGCAGGGAGCGCCTGTTCGAGATCGAGTTTCTCGACGCCGACGCGCAGGCCTACGCGTTCACCTTCGGCTGA
- a CDS encoding LysR family transcriptional regulator produces MDRLENIETFVRVAQTQSFAEAARQLRVSKSVVTSRVKQLEDHVGAPLFHRSTRVVRLSDVGQAFLRDCVELVGRANDIMDQMRDAKDGPTGTLRVHALTGFVLGHFATLLRAFQVSFPDIHLELIVSDAVVDPVKAGVDCALQIFPAASTELVSRPLFPVRRVFCATPEYLGAHGRPASPRELHKHTLGLYSGYPTRDRWTFHHAGEHVTMYMSAALLTNSVHLLREYAMEHAGIVCLPTLVAGEAILRGDLEVVLPAHQLSSFSLSAVYAGTSRNAFKLRLFIEHLTHAFSKVPPWDAAMIERGLLPPGLIWDA; encoded by the coding sequence ATGGACCGCCTCGAGAACATAGAGACCTTCGTGCGGGTCGCGCAGACCCAGAGTTTTGCCGAGGCCGCGCGCCAGTTGCGGGTGTCGAAGTCGGTGGTGACCAGCCGCGTGAAGCAGCTCGAAGACCATGTCGGCGCGCCGCTGTTCCACCGCAGCACGCGCGTGGTCCGGCTCAGCGACGTGGGGCAGGCCTTCCTGCGCGACTGCGTGGAGCTGGTCGGCCGGGCGAACGACATCATGGACCAGATGCGCGACGCCAAGGACGGGCCGACCGGCACGCTGCGCGTGCATGCGCTCACCGGCTTCGTGCTGGGGCATTTCGCCACGCTGCTGCGGGCCTTCCAGGTGAGTTTTCCGGACATCCACCTCGAGCTCATCGTGAGCGACGCGGTGGTCGATCCGGTGAAGGCGGGGGTCGACTGCGCGCTGCAGATCTTTCCGGCGGCCTCGACCGAGCTGGTGTCGCGCCCGTTGTTCCCGGTGCGCCGCGTGTTCTGCGCCACGCCCGAGTACCTGGGCGCGCACGGCCGGCCCGCGAGCCCGCGCGAGCTGCACAAGCACACGCTCGGCCTGTACTCCGGCTACCCCACGCGCGACCGCTGGACCTTTCACCACGCCGGTGAGCACGTCACGATGTACATGAGCGCCGCGCTGCTCACCAACAGCGTCCACCTGCTGCGCGAGTACGCCATGGAGCACGCCGGCATCGTCTGCCTGCCGACGCTGGTGGCCGGCGAGGCGATCCTGCGCGGCGACCTGGAAGTGGTGCTGCCGGCGCACCAGCTGTCGTCGTTCTCGCTGAGCGCGGTGTACGCGGGCACCTCGCGCAATGCGTTCAAGCTGCGGCTGTTCATCGAGCACCTGACCCATGCGTTCTCGAAGGTGCCGCCGTGGGACGCGGCCATGATCGAACGCGGCCTGCTGCCGCCGGGCCTGATCTGGGACGCCTGA
- a CDS encoding alpha/beta fold hydrolase, with amino-acid sequence MTTSLFLPRRSFLGKAALGLAATQLTSIVPAFAQSASTGSTKRLEPLKSIDAGSLRIGYYEAGPADGAPVILLHGWPYDIHMFVDVAPQLAAAGFRVIVPYLRGYGTTRFLSADTPRNGQQSAVAVDIVALMDALKIPVATVAGCDWGARTACIMAALWPERVKALVSVSGYLIGSQEAGKAPLPPQAELQWWYQYYFATERGRAGYEKNRHDFAKLIWQIASPKWNFDAATFERSAVAFENPDHVAITVHNYRWRLGLAEGEAKYQALENRLAQAPVIGVPTITLEGDANGAPHPQPSAYAKKFSGRYEHRLVSGGIGHNLPQEAPEAFAKAVIDVARG; translated from the coding sequence ATGACCACATCGCTCTTTCTGCCGCGCCGTTCGTTCCTCGGCAAGGCCGCACTCGGCCTCGCCGCCACGCAGCTGACGTCGATCGTTCCCGCCTTCGCCCAATCTGCCAGCACCGGCAGCACCAAGCGCCTCGAGCCCCTGAAGAGCATCGACGCCGGCAGCCTGCGCATTGGCTACTACGAGGCCGGCCCGGCCGACGGCGCGCCGGTGATTCTTCTGCACGGCTGGCCCTACGACATCCACATGTTCGTCGACGTTGCACCGCAGCTGGCCGCCGCGGGCTTTCGCGTCATCGTGCCGTACCTGCGCGGCTACGGCACCACGCGCTTCCTGTCGGCGGACACGCCGCGCAACGGGCAGCAGTCGGCGGTGGCCGTCGACATCGTTGCGCTGATGGATGCGCTGAAGATCCCCGTCGCCACCGTGGCCGGCTGCGACTGGGGCGCGCGCACCGCGTGCATCATGGCCGCGCTGTGGCCGGAGCGCGTGAAGGCGCTGGTGTCGGTCAGTGGCTACCTCATCGGCAGCCAGGAGGCCGGCAAGGCGCCGCTGCCGCCGCAGGCCGAGCTGCAGTGGTGGTACCAGTACTACTTCGCGACCGAACGCGGCCGTGCGGGCTACGAGAAGAACCGCCACGACTTCGCCAAGCTCATCTGGCAGATCGCCTCGCCGAAGTGGAACTTCGATGCCGCCACCTTCGAGCGCAGCGCCGTGGCCTTCGAGAACCCCGACCACGTCGCGATCACGGTCCACAACTACCGCTGGCGCCTCGGCCTGGCCGAGGGTGAGGCGAAGTACCAGGCGCTGGAGAACCGGCTCGCCCAGGCGCCGGTGATCGGCGTGCCCACCATCACGCTCGAAGGCGACGCCAACGGCGCGCCGCATCCGCAGCCGAGCGCGTACGCGAAGAAATTCTCGGGCCGTTACGAGCACCGGCTGGTCAGCGGCGGCATCGGCCACAACCTGCCGCAGGAAGCGCCCGAGGCGTTTGCGAAGGCGGTGATCGACGTGGCGCGCGGGTAA
- a CDS encoding general secretion pathway protein GspL — protein MSTSNASVFRVQSWRTTLLAASVVLLIVMALLMKWLVELQVETAQERQLREAVAREADARCYALPTRQEIDTCRAVNAARVAP, from the coding sequence ATGAGCACGTCCAACGCTTCCGTCTTTCGCGTCCAGAGCTGGCGCACGACCCTGCTCGCGGCCTCGGTCGTGCTGCTGATCGTGATGGCGCTGCTCATGAAGTGGCTCGTCGAGCTGCAGGTGGAAACCGCGCAGGAGCGGCAACTGCGCGAAGCCGTGGCGCGCGAGGCAGACGCCCGCTGCTATGCGCTGCCCACGCGCCAGGAGATCGACACCTGCCGGGCCGTCAACGCAGCGCGCGTCGCGCCCTGA
- a CDS encoding ATP-binding protein: MSTSANPVANPSGTAPRWRRLLPGSLYARVTLIIVVGLAIAQLLTFAAIRYERNMALRELMMIGIERDIASSVAILDRLPAAERTGWLDKLERRNYRFVLGGNAQGGAPASQASQQFAAAIVDAMRPFPVVKVGEVAWPPEGLQIEVRLGDGSSVVVHAMRVGMPVSGWVMWLLVGQLLVLAVCAWVAVRLVTRPLAQLSAAADQLGPDLKSRTLAEEGPTEVAHAARAFNAMQQRIAGYMSERVEILAAISHDLQTPITRMRLRTDLMDDTHDREKFRQDLDAMNALVREGVTYARTLHGATEPPLRIDADALFESMVADYEDVGQQVRLEGRAGAPIVSRPNALRRILMNLIDNALKFGTDVTLRVQAEGEGGRLVVSVRDNGPGIPPDELDAVLKPFYRVESSRNRSTGGTGLGLAIAHQLAMAMGAELTLHNRAEGGLEARLALAATPAR; encoded by the coding sequence ATGTCCACTTCCGCGAACCCTGTTGCGAACCCATCCGGTACCGCGCCCCGCTGGCGCCGGCTGCTGCCCGGCTCGCTGTATGCCCGCGTGACGCTGATCATCGTGGTGGGCCTGGCGATCGCGCAGCTGCTCACCTTCGCCGCGATCCGCTACGAGCGGAACATGGCGCTTCGCGAGCTGATGATGATCGGCATCGAGCGCGACATCGCGAGCTCGGTCGCCATCCTCGACCGGCTCCCCGCGGCGGAGCGCACCGGCTGGCTCGACAAGCTGGAGCGGCGCAACTACCGCTTCGTGCTGGGCGGCAATGCGCAGGGCGGCGCGCCCGCCTCGCAGGCGTCGCAGCAGTTTGCGGCGGCCATCGTCGATGCGATGCGCCCGTTCCCCGTCGTCAAGGTCGGCGAGGTGGCCTGGCCGCCCGAGGGCCTGCAGATCGAGGTGCGGCTGGGCGACGGGTCGTCCGTGGTCGTGCACGCCATGCGCGTGGGCATGCCGGTGTCGGGCTGGGTGATGTGGCTGCTGGTGGGCCAGCTGCTGGTGCTGGCGGTGTGCGCCTGGGTCGCAGTGCGGCTGGTGACACGGCCGCTCGCGCAGCTGTCCGCGGCGGCCGACCAGCTCGGCCCCGACCTGAAGAGCCGCACGCTGGCGGAAGAGGGCCCGACCGAAGTGGCGCACGCGGCGCGCGCCTTCAACGCCATGCAGCAGCGCATCGCGGGCTACATGTCGGAGCGCGTCGAGATCCTGGCGGCCATTTCGCACGACCTGCAGACGCCCATCACGCGGATGCGCCTGCGCACCGACCTGATGGACGACACCCACGACCGCGAGAAATTTCGCCAGGACCTGGACGCGATGAACGCGCTGGTGCGCGAAGGCGTGACCTATGCGCGCACGCTCCACGGCGCCACCGAGCCGCCGCTGCGCATCGACGCCGATGCGCTGTTCGAAAGCATGGTGGCCGACTACGAAGACGTGGGCCAGCAGGTGCGGCTCGAAGGCCGCGCCGGCGCGCCGATCGTGAGCCGTCCGAACGCGCTGCGCCGCATCCTCATGAACCTGATCGACAACGCGCTGAAGTTCGGCACCGACGTGACGCTGCGCGTGCAGGCCGAAGGCGAGGGCGGCCGCCTCGTGGTGAGCGTGCGCGACAACGGCCCGGGCATTCCGCCCGACGAACTCGACGCGGTGCTCAAGCCCTTCTACCGCGTCGAAAGTTCGCGCAATCGCAGCACCGGCGGCACGGGCCTGGGCCTGGCCATTGCGCACCAGTTGGCCATGGCCATGGGCGCCGAACTCACGCTGCATAACCGCGCCGAAGGCGGGCTCGAGGCGCGGCTGGCGTTGGCCGCCACGCCCGCCCGCTGA